One Odontesthes bonariensis isolate fOdoBon6 chromosome 12, fOdoBon6.hap1, whole genome shotgun sequence genomic window, TTCATGCAAAATGTCACATAGTTGCAGAAGATCCTTTTCCAACATGCATCACATTAATCAGAAATGACGTCTTAGAGTGTGATAGAGGCTTTTGTTGCTTTCAGCACACAAAAAGCTCTCCATAatagattattcatttatttattttcacaatTAGTTTTTTTAGAAACACCTatgtccaaaaaagaaaatggacttgtttttatttatttttaattttttttcaagaagaTAAAAACAGTAACATAATATACCCACAGAAGACTGAAATGATCTCACTCTGTGATAATAGACGGTGCACTTCAACACTATCCTTTCATTCAGGGTGATGCAGCGAGGGAAGTAATTACAGTCAGTACTGACAGATCGATGACTAATGCTGACAACAATACCTTAGTCTATAAAAGTCTGATTTCCCTCAGCTGGTTTTCAAACATTTACAACAGCACAGCGCCAAAGAGTCCGTCTGTGTATTAAACATAGAGCCTATTTTTCCCGGTTTTACTGCGACTTTCTTGcacagtgtgtgtgtacatctgaaggtaagctggaatAATTCACTGCATCACACCCTGTAAGCGCTGTTTGTTAATTTCTTATGAAAAGGAAATTGGACGAATGCTTTACGCCACCTCAATGCATTGCTGTAAATCTAAAGGCAAATATGCTAATTCTTGCAATTCTTGTTTTCAGTGCGTATTTGGCAAAAACGCTTTTCTGAGGAAATCATCAACAATGTGGACCGTGACACTCCTTCTGTTTTTTGGAAATATCCTCTGCGGATTACAGGCCAATGATCAGCTTTCAGAACCGCTCCCTGTAATTGAGCACTTAGAAACAGCCTCACCTAGTCTTTTAATAGAGGAAACGCCGAAATCCAACAGCTCAGTTCTTCCAACCCAAGTAACAGGAGCAAAAATACCACGTCCTCCTATGTGCTCAGAGTCCACCAGAATTAGAGGCACCTTCAAAAATGTCAATATCATGGTATCAGTGCTAGTGTTTGTTGTTGGAATAGTGGGAAATTCAGCCTTACTTAAAGTCATATATGTTAACAAAAACATGAGAAGTGGACCTAACATCATCATAGCAAGCCTTGCTTTGGGGGATCTGATCCATATTGTGATAGACATTCCAGTCAACTCATACAGGGTGAGTTATTTTCCCATCTGCTGTGTCAAATTGTTGCATCCCGCGTCTCTGCAATctatttatttcttcttcttatttctttcttcttaaAAGAAATGTCCTTGTCTTTATTGCAGCTCATGGCGGAGGATTGGCCCTTCGGTTTAGCTCTATGCAAACTCGTCCCTTTCATCCAGAAAACTTCTGTAGGGATTACTGTGTTGAGTTTATGTGCTCTGAGTGTTGACAGGTAAGGAGATAAGGTGCACTGTCCTGTGCCCTCCgagaaaattgtttttgctTGTTACCATCTGTATTTCATCTAGCAGACAGATTTGTTTAGCATTGGTCCTTGAAGTGTGCTTCAATTGGAAGAATATATCATTGCTACAGACAAAAAGTTCCCCAAGCTATATCATGTTCTCATTGATTTTGCAGATACCGTGCTGTTGTATACTGGAATCAAATCAAAGGAATTTgggtttctgtgtggacaacaatTGAAATAACCCTGATATGGGTTATTTCTATCCTGCTGGCTGTCCCTGAAGTGGTCGGCTTTGATATGATAACAATGGActataaagaaaaacatctgaGAATATGTCTGCTTCATCCCATGCAAACCACACAGTTCATGCAGGTAATGTAATGCTGTGCACCCAAAGCTACCAGATAAAATAAACACATCAAGCGAGAAGGTCATCTTTGAAAGGAAAACAGATAATAATGatgtaattctttttttttcataacttCATCAGATGCTAAGTTGATGTTTCTGTTTACTCGCACAAATATGTATGAAATATTGTTACTTGGATGCTGCATGATAGTAACCCCAGAACACCACGTCACCTCCAGCACTGACAGCCT contains:
- the ednrbb gene encoding endothelin receptor type B, with translation MWTVTLLLFFGNILCGLQANDQLSEPLPVIEHLETASPSLLIEETPKSNSSVLPTQVTGAKIPRPPMCSESTRIRGTFKNVNIMVSVLVFVVGIVGNSALLKVIYVNKNMRSGPNIIIASLALGDLIHIVIDIPVNSYRLMAEDWPFGLALCKLVPFIQKTSVGITVLSLCALSVDRYRAVVYWNQIKGIWVSVWTTIEITLIWVISILLAVPEVVGFDMITMDYKEKHLRICLLHPMQTTQFMQFYKAVKDWWLFGFYFCMPLAWTAVFYTLMTRKMLKNTENTLGDHIKQRREVAKTVFCLVIVFALCWFPLYLSRILKSTMYDEKDPNRCQLLSAFLVLDYFGINMASLNSCINPIALYIVSKRFKRCFKACLCSWCPPLQAATRDEAQAALKSRMQDQASEQSCDVKAHKETSTPPPVNALLC